A single Augochlora pura isolate Apur16 chromosome 2, APUR_v2.2.1, whole genome shotgun sequence DNA region contains:
- the Alka gene encoding glycine receptor subunit alpha alkaliphile isoform X2 has translation MAVRNASCRNRMMKNAVLTILCYSWLYLFTEVRSNTSSLSDDTNDPKLKTEIVLPEHYVKEIRPPSKQGMPVLVDFNIFVADINSINVEDMDFRVDMLVRESWIESRLDMAEDIFEEGEDYVTLPPDFFDSLWQPDLYFLNAKVSEIAALNHKFSSVTLYRNRTVKYSARMHAIIACQMEFQLYPMDIQICPIYIESFSYHQQKLRLKWGVGGVTVNPKLKLLQYDIGIQVVSEETVDYMLEKSGNFSRLVVYFRFERQIGHHLIQTFAPSTLVVMLSWFSFWLGLDAIPGRVALLVTSMLTLVTMFTGLKSDIPPVAYVKALDVWMAGCMMFVFAALGEFVVVKVLDLQHQLEYDLQASLISRHYPTRLVTMDKYQSIWDYDSPYIPKMKKKKVGSRHLLQSTWLDSECQIIRLHKTRSQVIDTYSRIGFPILFLLFSILYWPILLLKKNT, from the exons ATGGCTGTTCGAAATGCCAGTTGTCGAAATCGTATGATGAAGAACGCGGTCCTGACGATACTCTGTTACTCATGGCTGTACCTGTTCACGGAAGTTCGTTCAAACACCAG TTCCCTATCTGATGACACGAATGATCCGAAGTTGAAGACCGAGATCGTCCTGCCGGAGCATTATGTGAAAG AGATCAGGCCACCGTCGAAACAGGGCATGCCGGTGCTGGTCGACTTCAACATCTTTGTAGCGGACATCAACTCAATTAACGTCGAAGACATGGACTTCCG AGTGGACATGTTAGTCCGTGAGAGTTGGATAGAATCTCGGCTAGACATGGCAGAAGATATCTTCGAGGAAGGCGAGGACTACGTCACCCTGCCACCCGATTTTTTCGATAGTTTATGGCAACCAGACCTCTACTTTTTGAACGCAAAAGTTTCtg AAATTGCAGCACTGAACCACAAATTCTCCTCGGTGACGCTATACAGGAACAGGACTGTCAAGTATTCGGCGCGGATGCACGCAATTATTGCTTGCCAGATGGAGTTCCAACTGTATCCAATGGACATTCAAATATGCCCTATCTACATAGAAAGCT TTTCCTATCATCAACAGAAGTTACGCTTGAAATGGGGCGTGGGTGGTGTCACTGTCAACCCTAAGTTGAAGCTGTTGCAGTATGATATTGGGATACAGGTGGTCTCAGAGGAGACTGTAGACTACATGCTGGAGAAAAGCG GGAATTTCTCCAGATTGGTGGTCTACTTCCGATTTGAGAGGCAGATAGGTCATCATCTGATACAAACATTTGCACCATCAACGCTAGTGGTAATGTTATCTTGGTTCAGTTTTTGGCTGGGCTTGGATGCCATTCCCGGAAGAGTGGCTCTGCTAGTGACCAGTATGCTCACCTTAGTGACCATGTTCACTGGTCTTAAGAGCGACATTCCGCCGGTCGCTTACGTGAAA GCTTTGGACGTTTGGATGGCTGGCTGCATGATGTTCGTGTTTGCTGCCTTAGGTGAATTCGTGGTGGTCAAGGTGCTCGACTTGCAGCATCAGTTGGAATACGATTTGCAAGCGTCATTAATATCCAGGCATTACCCAACG cgGCTGGTCACCATGGATAAATATCAAAGCATTTGGGATTACGATTCACCGTACAttccaaaaatgaaaaagaaaaaagttggTAGTAGACATCTGCTACAATCTACGTGGTTGGATTCGGAGTGCCAAATAATAAGATTGCACAAAACGCGTTCACAAGTAATCGACACCTACAGTAGAATAGGTTTCCccatattatttttgttgttcTCCATTTTGTACTGGCCAATATTGTTGCTTAAAAAAAACACGTAA
- the LOC144477866 gene encoding periodic tryptophan protein 2 homolog isoform X1 translates to MRFAYKFSNLLGTVYRKGDLVFSPDGSSVISPVGNRITIYDLKNNKSNTLPVESRYNYTTIDLSPNGALLLAVNEEGDLHVISMVSKIIIHTYKFKRRVRCIKFSPDGKHFAACKENNVFIFNAPGLQTGEYNPFVMKRVYHGAADETTFIHWSYDSKMIAVGSKDNSTKIYSLQKYANFRYINLGSHSDAIVACFFEKKSYDLTTISRNGQLCVWDCTINADDLVPWDPPSKRRQRDSDEEDDVDLDKAIEKTEKQTKTRERNLRRSEDSTEVDADTEVKSEIKKFRYTKVARHYLADDVQKQQNEKVMLTAAAYHQETGILVVGFNNGSFYLYEMPEVNMIHSLSISNQHISSIAMNSTGDWIAMGCSTAGQLLVWEWQSETYAMKQQGHSNNTNFLAYSPDGQYIVTGGDDGKVKLWNTLNGFCSVTFHEHTSSVTNVLFSHNRKFIVSASLDGTVRTYDLGRYRNFRTLTSPRPVQFSCVALDSSDQFIAAGGQDFFEIYLWSVKLGTLLEILSGHEGPVVSLTFNPNPASTEMASVSWDKTLKIWNAIETGSSHETIRLTADGLYVAYKPNGEEVAVATLDGQISFFNCKTAVQIGSIEGRNDLGSGRSEIDFITAKKNLQGKAFNTLCYSADGTCILAGGLSKNICIYNVQEYIIVKKFVITQNRSFDAVDDIINRRNMTEFGNLALVEEREENEGGNVTLRLPGVKSGDMASRIMKPEVRVYSLQFSPTGQAWAAATTEGLLIYSLDVGMVFDPFELELGITPETVKMTLNEKEYTKALLMAIKLNEKLLIKQVLENIPSTNIDLTVAALPEIYVEKVLKFVAAELESSKHIHFYLLWIESILTTHGPRINSALQMPILLMLQKNMQKKYDELSKMCDFNQYTISYLMELGKYKAEKSISNNEEAELGNSSSDSDESVELMKID, encoded by the exons ATGAGATTCGCATATAAG TTTTCTAATCTGTTGGGCACAGTTTATCGCAAAGGAGATTTAGTATTTTCTCCAGATGGATCAAGTGTTATTAGCCCTGTGGGAAATCGGATAACCATATACGATTTAAAGAA TAACAAGTCTAACACATTGCCTGTGGAGAGCAGATACAATTACACAACTATAGACTTATCTCCTAATGGCGCTTTATTGCTCGCTGTTAATGAAG AGGGTGATCTGCATGTTATTAGCATggttagtaaaattataatacacaCATATAAATTTAAACGACGTGTTCGATGCATAAAGTTTTCTCCAGATGGTAAACACTTTGCAgcttgtaaagaaaataatg tatttatttttaacgcaCCCGGCCTGCAAACTGGAGAATACAATCCGTTTGTTATGAAACGTGTGTATCACGGGGCTGCGGATGAAACAACTTTTATTCATTGGTCTTACGATTCGAAAATGATTGCTGTTGGTTCTAAAGATAACtctactaaaatatatagctTACAAAAATACGCGAATTTTAGGTATATCAATCTTGGTAGTCATTCTGATGCTATTGTAGCATGTttttttgaaaagaaaagttaTGATTTGACTACGATCAGTAg GAATGGCCAACTCTGTGTTTGGGACTGCACAATCAACGCCGATGATTTGGTACCTTGGGATCCTCCTTCTAAAAGAAGACAAAGAGACAGCGATGAAGAGGATGATGTAGATCTTGACAAAGCTATAGAGAAGACGGAGAAACAAACCAAAACTCGTGAACGCAATTTACGACGTTcag AAGATTCCACTGAAGTGGACGCAGACACTGAAGTTAAATCGGAGATAAAAAAGTTTCGCTATACAAAAGTAGCGCGTCATTATCTAGCTGACGATGTTCAAAAGCAACAAAACGAAAAGGTGATGCTCACTGCAGCTGCCTACCACCAAGAAACTGGTATTTTGGTAGTCGGCTTTAATAAtggttcattttatttgtacgaGATGCCCGAAGTCAATATGATTCACTCTCTCAG TATATCCAATCAGCATATCTCGTCAATTGCAATGAATTCGACCGGAGACTGGATAGCCATGGGTTGTTCAACTGCTGGGCAATTATTAGTATGGGAATGGCAGAGTGAAACTTATGCCATGAAGCAACAGGGTCATAGTAATAATACGAATTTTCTGGCTTACAGTCCAGATGGTCAATATATTGTCACTGGTGGTGATGATGGGAAGGTGAAATTGTGGAATACGCTAAATGGATTCTGTTCTGTTACGTTTCATGAACACACTTCCTCTGTGAccaatgttttatttagtcATAATAGGAAGTTTATTGTCTCAGCTTCGCTAGATGGAACAGTTAGAACTTACGATCTGGGAAGATATAGGAATTTTCGAACTCTTACTTCACCGCGACCGGTTCAATTCTCCTGCGTTGCGTTAGATTCAAGCGACCAGTTTATTGCAGCAGGAGGCCAAGATTTCTTTGAGATCTACCTATGGAGTGTTAAGTTGGGCACACTTTTGGAG ATACTGAGCGGGCATGAAGGCCCAGTAGTTAGCCTAACATTCAATCCAAATCCTGCTAGTACAGAAATGGCGTCTGTGTCCTGGGacaaaacattgaaaatatggAACGCGATTGAAACTGGATCTTCTCATGAAACAATAAGGTTAACCGCAGATGGTTTGTACGTTGCTTACAAGCCAAATGGCGAGGAAGTAGCAGTTGCTACTTTGGATGGTCAGATTTCGTTTTTCAACTGTAAAACAGCGGTGCAGATTGGTAGTATTGAAGGGAGAAATGATTTGGGAAGTGGGAGATCTGAAATTGACTTTATTACGGCGAAGAAGAACCTGCAGGGGAA AGCTTTTAATACCTTATGTTATTCTGCCGATGGAACGTGTATACTGGCTGGTGGATTGTCTAAAaacatatgtatttataatgttcaagagtacataattgttaaaaaattcgtcaTAACTCAGAACAGGTCTTTTGACGCAGTTGAt GATATTATAAACAGAAGGAATATGACAGAATTTGGTAATCTAGCGTTAGTCGAAGAACGCGAAGAAAATGAAGGTGGAAATGTAACTTTGCGATTACCAGGAGTGAAGAGCGGCGACATGGCAAGCAGGATTATGAAACCGGAAGTCAGAGTGTATAGTTTACAATTTTCTCCAACag GGCAAGCATGGGCAGCGGCTACTACTGAAGGTCTCCTGATATATTCTTTGGATGTCGGCATGGTGTTCGATCCTTTCGAACTAGAATTGGGAATCACTCCGGAAACTGTGAAAATGACTTTGAACGAAAAAGAGTACACAAAAG cacTGTTGATGgctataaaattgaatgaaaagctattaataaaacaagtCTTGGAAAATATTCCGTCCACAAACA ttgaTTTAACTGTCGCTGCACTGCCTGAAATTTACGTAGAGAAAGTATTAAAGTTCGTGGCGGCGGAATTAGAATCATCAAAGCATATACACTTTTATCTCCTCTGGATAGAGTCCATACTAACCACTCATGGTCCGAGAATAAACTCGGCCCTCCAAATGCCAATTTTACTGATGTTACAGAAGAACATGCAAAAGAAATATGATGAACTCAGTAAAAT GTGCGATTTCAATCAATATACGATAAGTTATTTAATGGAGTTGGGAAAATACAAAgctgaaaaatcaatttccaatAATGAGGAAGCAGAATTAGGAAACTCTTCGTCTGATTCTGATGAATCagttgaattaatgaaaattgactAG
- the Vha16 gene encoding vacuolar H+ ATP synthase 16 kDa proteolipid subunit, with translation MASDASSGDNPIYAPFFGVMGAASAIIFSALGAAYGTAKSGTGIAAMSVMRPELIMKSIIPVVMAGIIAIYGLVVAVLIAGGLERNGYSLFKGFVHLGAGLAVGFSGLAAGFAIGIVGDAGVRGTAQQPRLFVGMILILIFAEVLGLYGLIVAIYLYTK, from the exons ATGGCTAGTGACGCATCGTCAGGAGACAACCCTATTTATGCACCGTTCTTCGGTGTGATGGGCGCCGCCTCAGCTATCATATTTTCTG CTCTGGGAGCAGCATATGGCACAGCAAAATCTGGCACAGGAATTGCAGCTATGTCTGTCATGAGACCAGAACTTATTATGAAATCTATCATTCCTGTTGTTATGGCAGGTATTATTGCCATTTATGGTCTTGTAGTAGCAGTTCTTATCGCTGGTGGTTTAGAACGAAACGGCTACAGTCTTTTCAA GGGTTTTGTTCATCTGGGTGCTGGCTTAGCCGTAGGTTTTTCTGGTCTAGCTGCTGGATTTGCCATTGGTATTGTTGGTGATGCAGGTGTTAGAGGTACCGCTCAACAGCCTCGCCTGTTTGTCGGTATGATCTTGATTCTTATCTTCGCGGAAGTATTGGGTCTCTATGGTCTCATCGTTGCCATCTACTTGTACACcaagtaa
- the LOC144477866 gene encoding periodic tryptophan protein 2 homolog isoform X2 produces MVSKIIIHTYKFKRRVRCIKFSPDGKHFAACKENNVFIFNAPGLQTGEYNPFVMKRVYHGAADETTFIHWSYDSKMIAVGSKDNSTKIYSLQKYANFRYINLGSHSDAIVACFFEKKSYDLTTISRNGQLCVWDCTINADDLVPWDPPSKRRQRDSDEEDDVDLDKAIEKTEKQTKTRERNLRRSEDSTEVDADTEVKSEIKKFRYTKVARHYLADDVQKQQNEKVMLTAAAYHQETGILVVGFNNGSFYLYEMPEVNMIHSLSISNQHISSIAMNSTGDWIAMGCSTAGQLLVWEWQSETYAMKQQGHSNNTNFLAYSPDGQYIVTGGDDGKVKLWNTLNGFCSVTFHEHTSSVTNVLFSHNRKFIVSASLDGTVRTYDLGRYRNFRTLTSPRPVQFSCVALDSSDQFIAAGGQDFFEIYLWSVKLGTLLEILSGHEGPVVSLTFNPNPASTEMASVSWDKTLKIWNAIETGSSHETIRLTADGLYVAYKPNGEEVAVATLDGQISFFNCKTAVQIGSIEGRNDLGSGRSEIDFITAKKNLQGKAFNTLCYSADGTCILAGGLSKNICIYNVQEYIIVKKFVITQNRSFDAVDDIINRRNMTEFGNLALVEEREENEGGNVTLRLPGVKSGDMASRIMKPEVRVYSLQFSPTGQAWAAATTEGLLIYSLDVGMVFDPFELELGITPETVKMTLNEKEYTKALLMAIKLNEKLLIKQVLENIPSTNIDLTVAALPEIYVEKVLKFVAAELESSKHIHFYLLWIESILTTHGPRINSALQMPILLMLQKNMQKKYDELSKMCDFNQYTISYLMELGKYKAEKSISNNEEAELGNSSSDSDESVELMKID; encoded by the exons ATggttagtaaaattataatacacaCATATAAATTTAAACGACGTGTTCGATGCATAAAGTTTTCTCCAGATGGTAAACACTTTGCAgcttgtaaagaaaataatg tatttatttttaacgcaCCCGGCCTGCAAACTGGAGAATACAATCCGTTTGTTATGAAACGTGTGTATCACGGGGCTGCGGATGAAACAACTTTTATTCATTGGTCTTACGATTCGAAAATGATTGCTGTTGGTTCTAAAGATAACtctactaaaatatatagctTACAAAAATACGCGAATTTTAGGTATATCAATCTTGGTAGTCATTCTGATGCTATTGTAGCATGTttttttgaaaagaaaagttaTGATTTGACTACGATCAGTAg GAATGGCCAACTCTGTGTTTGGGACTGCACAATCAACGCCGATGATTTGGTACCTTGGGATCCTCCTTCTAAAAGAAGACAAAGAGACAGCGATGAAGAGGATGATGTAGATCTTGACAAAGCTATAGAGAAGACGGAGAAACAAACCAAAACTCGTGAACGCAATTTACGACGTTcag AAGATTCCACTGAAGTGGACGCAGACACTGAAGTTAAATCGGAGATAAAAAAGTTTCGCTATACAAAAGTAGCGCGTCATTATCTAGCTGACGATGTTCAAAAGCAACAAAACGAAAAGGTGATGCTCACTGCAGCTGCCTACCACCAAGAAACTGGTATTTTGGTAGTCGGCTTTAATAAtggttcattttatttgtacgaGATGCCCGAAGTCAATATGATTCACTCTCTCAG TATATCCAATCAGCATATCTCGTCAATTGCAATGAATTCGACCGGAGACTGGATAGCCATGGGTTGTTCAACTGCTGGGCAATTATTAGTATGGGAATGGCAGAGTGAAACTTATGCCATGAAGCAACAGGGTCATAGTAATAATACGAATTTTCTGGCTTACAGTCCAGATGGTCAATATATTGTCACTGGTGGTGATGATGGGAAGGTGAAATTGTGGAATACGCTAAATGGATTCTGTTCTGTTACGTTTCATGAACACACTTCCTCTGTGAccaatgttttatttagtcATAATAGGAAGTTTATTGTCTCAGCTTCGCTAGATGGAACAGTTAGAACTTACGATCTGGGAAGATATAGGAATTTTCGAACTCTTACTTCACCGCGACCGGTTCAATTCTCCTGCGTTGCGTTAGATTCAAGCGACCAGTTTATTGCAGCAGGAGGCCAAGATTTCTTTGAGATCTACCTATGGAGTGTTAAGTTGGGCACACTTTTGGAG ATACTGAGCGGGCATGAAGGCCCAGTAGTTAGCCTAACATTCAATCCAAATCCTGCTAGTACAGAAATGGCGTCTGTGTCCTGGGacaaaacattgaaaatatggAACGCGATTGAAACTGGATCTTCTCATGAAACAATAAGGTTAACCGCAGATGGTTTGTACGTTGCTTACAAGCCAAATGGCGAGGAAGTAGCAGTTGCTACTTTGGATGGTCAGATTTCGTTTTTCAACTGTAAAACAGCGGTGCAGATTGGTAGTATTGAAGGGAGAAATGATTTGGGAAGTGGGAGATCTGAAATTGACTTTATTACGGCGAAGAAGAACCTGCAGGGGAA AGCTTTTAATACCTTATGTTATTCTGCCGATGGAACGTGTATACTGGCTGGTGGATTGTCTAAAaacatatgtatttataatgttcaagagtacataattgttaaaaaattcgtcaTAACTCAGAACAGGTCTTTTGACGCAGTTGAt GATATTATAAACAGAAGGAATATGACAGAATTTGGTAATCTAGCGTTAGTCGAAGAACGCGAAGAAAATGAAGGTGGAAATGTAACTTTGCGATTACCAGGAGTGAAGAGCGGCGACATGGCAAGCAGGATTATGAAACCGGAAGTCAGAGTGTATAGTTTACAATTTTCTCCAACag GGCAAGCATGGGCAGCGGCTACTACTGAAGGTCTCCTGATATATTCTTTGGATGTCGGCATGGTGTTCGATCCTTTCGAACTAGAATTGGGAATCACTCCGGAAACTGTGAAAATGACTTTGAACGAAAAAGAGTACACAAAAG cacTGTTGATGgctataaaattgaatgaaaagctattaataaaacaagtCTTGGAAAATATTCCGTCCACAAACA ttgaTTTAACTGTCGCTGCACTGCCTGAAATTTACGTAGAGAAAGTATTAAAGTTCGTGGCGGCGGAATTAGAATCATCAAAGCATATACACTTTTATCTCCTCTGGATAGAGTCCATACTAACCACTCATGGTCCGAGAATAAACTCGGCCCTCCAAATGCCAATTTTACTGATGTTACAGAAGAACATGCAAAAGAAATATGATGAACTCAGTAAAAT GTGCGATTTCAATCAATATACGATAAGTTATTTAATGGAGTTGGGAAAATACAAAgctgaaaaatcaatttccaatAATGAGGAAGCAGAATTAGGAAACTCTTCGTCTGATTCTGATGAATCagttgaattaatgaaaattgactAG
- the Alka gene encoding glycine receptor subunit alpha alkaliphile isoform X1 — protein sequence MAVRNASCRNRMMKNAVLTILCYSWLYLFTEVRSNTSSLSDDTNDPKLKTEIVLPEHYVKAEIRPPSKQGMPVLVDFNIFVADINSINVEDMDFRVDMLVRESWIESRLDMAEDIFEEGEDYVTLPPDFFDSLWQPDLYFLNAKVSEIAALNHKFSSVTLYRNRTVKYSARMHAIIACQMEFQLYPMDIQICPIYIESFSYHQQKLRLKWGVGGVTVNPKLKLLQYDIGIQVVSEETVDYMLEKSGNFSRLVVYFRFERQIGHHLIQTFAPSTLVVMLSWFSFWLGLDAIPGRVALLVTSMLTLVTMFTGLKSDIPPVAYVKALDVWMAGCMMFVFAALGEFVVVKVLDLQHQLEYDLQASLISRHYPTRLVTMDKYQSIWDYDSPYIPKMKKKKVGSRHLLQSTWLDSECQIIRLHKTRSQVIDTYSRIGFPILFLLFSILYWPILLLKKNT from the exons ATGGCTGTTCGAAATGCCAGTTGTCGAAATCGTATGATGAAGAACGCGGTCCTGACGATACTCTGTTACTCATGGCTGTACCTGTTCACGGAAGTTCGTTCAAACACCAG TTCCCTATCTGATGACACGAATGATCCGAAGTTGAAGACCGAGATCGTCCTGCCGGAGCATTATGTGAAAG CAGAGATCAGGCCACCGTCGAAACAGGGCATGCCGGTGCTGGTCGACTTCAACATCTTTGTAGCGGACATCAACTCAATTAACGTCGAAGACATGGACTTCCG AGTGGACATGTTAGTCCGTGAGAGTTGGATAGAATCTCGGCTAGACATGGCAGAAGATATCTTCGAGGAAGGCGAGGACTACGTCACCCTGCCACCCGATTTTTTCGATAGTTTATGGCAACCAGACCTCTACTTTTTGAACGCAAAAGTTTCtg AAATTGCAGCACTGAACCACAAATTCTCCTCGGTGACGCTATACAGGAACAGGACTGTCAAGTATTCGGCGCGGATGCACGCAATTATTGCTTGCCAGATGGAGTTCCAACTGTATCCAATGGACATTCAAATATGCCCTATCTACATAGAAAGCT TTTCCTATCATCAACAGAAGTTACGCTTGAAATGGGGCGTGGGTGGTGTCACTGTCAACCCTAAGTTGAAGCTGTTGCAGTATGATATTGGGATACAGGTGGTCTCAGAGGAGACTGTAGACTACATGCTGGAGAAAAGCG GGAATTTCTCCAGATTGGTGGTCTACTTCCGATTTGAGAGGCAGATAGGTCATCATCTGATACAAACATTTGCACCATCAACGCTAGTGGTAATGTTATCTTGGTTCAGTTTTTGGCTGGGCTTGGATGCCATTCCCGGAAGAGTGGCTCTGCTAGTGACCAGTATGCTCACCTTAGTGACCATGTTCACTGGTCTTAAGAGCGACATTCCGCCGGTCGCTTACGTGAAA GCTTTGGACGTTTGGATGGCTGGCTGCATGATGTTCGTGTTTGCTGCCTTAGGTGAATTCGTGGTGGTCAAGGTGCTCGACTTGCAGCATCAGTTGGAATACGATTTGCAAGCGTCATTAATATCCAGGCATTACCCAACG cgGCTGGTCACCATGGATAAATATCAAAGCATTTGGGATTACGATTCACCGTACAttccaaaaatgaaaaagaaaaaagttggTAGTAGACATCTGCTACAATCTACGTGGTTGGATTCGGAGTGCCAAATAATAAGATTGCACAAAACGCGTTCACAAGTAATCGACACCTACAGTAGAATAGGTTTCCccatattatttttgttgttcTCCATTTTGTACTGGCCAATATTGTTGCTTAAAAAAAACACGTAA